The following are from one region of the Synechococcus sp. CBW1108 genome:
- a CDS encoding archaeosortase/exosortase family protein: protein MFELQHWVSRLCNRRTLFLLLAALMFCWNTSMLWLSEIDLSLQIFQLLLWLGIAISIEDKLANLWPKPSRFSFFAGAILIALLLTLSPALISFQAGYIKYLLLPGSICALALLSRPLQQWHLFAAPLLISMLLSIGGAFAVLSSPIQNRLTALLTWAFLYGLGFQAGLSGKEISIGSAGVIVQTNCNGNEQLIFSIGMVVIFQLIFPLKQRGHILAAFGGAIVSAYAINTVRIALLAYFTTWEDRSGMAAFDFFHGHGGLIFSLIAATVAGWIFYRLLDQELTA, encoded by the coding sequence ATGTTTGAGCTGCAGCATTGGGTATCTAGGCTATGCAATCGAAGGACCCTTTTTCTTCTACTGGCCGCTTTGATGTTCTGCTGGAATACCAGCATGCTTTGGCTCAGCGAGATAGACCTTAGTCTGCAGATCTTTCAGCTGTTGCTTTGGCTTGGTATCGCCATCTCCATAGAGGATAAATTGGCCAATCTCTGGCCAAAACCAAGCCGTTTCAGCTTCTTTGCTGGAGCAATCTTAATCGCCCTGCTTTTAACTCTATCGCCAGCACTGATCAGCTTCCAGGCTGGTTATATCAAGTATTTGCTCTTACCTGGATCTATCTGCGCCCTGGCCCTGCTCAGTCGGCCACTCCAGCAATGGCATCTCTTTGCGGCCCCCCTTCTCATTTCAATGCTGCTTTCTATTGGTGGTGCATTTGCGGTGTTGTCATCCCCCATCCAAAATCGGCTCACAGCCCTGCTCACCTGGGCCTTTCTCTACGGGCTCGGCTTTCAGGCGGGCCTCAGTGGCAAGGAGATCTCGATTGGCTCTGCCGGGGTAATAGTTCAGACAAATTGCAATGGCAACGAACAGCTGATCTTTTCGATCGGCATGGTAGTTATCTTCCAGCTCATTTTTCCGCTGAAGCAGCGCGGACACATCCTTGCAGCATTCGGCGGCGCCATAGTTTCTGCCTATGCAATCAATACAGTTCGCATTGCCCTTCTGGCCTACTTCACCACCTGGGAAGATCGCAGCGGCATGGCAGCTTTTGATTTCTTCCATGGCCACGGTGGCCTTATCTTCTCCCTGATTGCTGCCACCGTTGCCGGCTGGATTTTTTACAGGTTGCTCGATCAAGAGTTAACCGCATGA